One segment of Macrotis lagotis isolate mMagLag1 chromosome 1, bilby.v1.9.chrom.fasta, whole genome shotgun sequence DNA contains the following:
- the LOC141509452 gene encoding olfactory receptor 14C36-like, producing MFNITTIVTEFLLLGFSDTQELQILYFLLFFLVYSAGLMGNLLIVIITTFDRRLHTPMYFFLRNLSIVDACFLSVTVPPASINSLVNNRVISFSGCAAQIFLLIFLAYFEFTLLTVMARDRYVAICHPLHYTVIMRPSVCMKMTLTCLVTGLCFAGFHTGYTFRLSFCQSNVIPQFFCDIPFLLKISCSETFSNMLALFVSVIVIGLGCFAIIIASYIRIFSTVLRFPVKEDQSKAFSTCLPHIFVVSLFLFSIGFVYLQPISESGSIKNIILSIFYCIIPPLLNPIIYSLRNNQMKEAIRLVMSRKLLLSNIG from the coding sequence ATGTTTAACATTACCACCATCGTGACTGAATTTCTCCTTCTGGGGTTTTCTGACACTCAAGAACTGCAGATCTTATATTTTTTGCTGTTCTTTCTAGTTTACTCAGCAGGCTTGATGGGGAATCTCCTCATTGTCATCATCACCACCTTTGACAGGAGACTCCATACCCCCATGTACTTTTTCCTTAGGAATTTGTCCATTGTTGATGCCTGCTTCTTATCAGTCACAGTTCCCCCAGCATCCATTAACTCCCTAGTGAACAACAGggttatttccttttctggatgtgCAGCTCagatatttttgctcattttcttggcatattttgaatttactttgcTCACTGTCATGGCCCGTGATCGCTATGTTGCCATCTGCCACCCACTTCATTACACAGTGATCATGCGTCCCAGTGTCTGCATGAAGATGACGCTCACATGCCTGGTCACTGGCCTTTGTTTTGCAGGTTTCCATACGGGTTACACATTTCGATTGTCTTTCTGCCAATCCAATGTGATTCCTCAGTTCTTCTGTGATATTCCCTTTTTACTCAAGATCTCTTGCTCAGAGACATTCAGCAACATGTTGGCCTTATTTGTCTCTGTTATAGTGATTGGGTTAGGATGCTTTGCCATCATCATTGCATCCTACATTAGAATATTTTCTACTGTGCTCAGATTTCCAGTGAAAGAAGACCAAAGTAAAGCATTCTCTACTTGCCTGCCCCACATTTTTGTggtttctttgttccttttttcaaTTGGCTTTGTGTACCTACAGCCAATTTCAGAATCTGGGTCCATTAAAAACATAATCCTTTCAATATTCTATTGCATAATACCTCCCCTTTTAAATCCCATTATATACAGTTTACGGAATAATCAGATGAAAGAGGCTATAAGATTAGTAATGAGTAGAAAGCTTTTGCTAAGTAATATAGGATAA